A genome region from Paludisphaera mucosa includes the following:
- a CDS encoding DEAD/DEAH box helicase family protein yields the protein MLAFFDAVAPPRPALPPEEIAPSNLGDLVPPPRPKPVDAGDEAADHEPGPPPARPAGGEKAKALDVLEAVRTLGRIERERRLPDQVERRTLARFGGFGPVALSLFPDPVTGSYKSPAWEALGEELVSLLTAEQYESAKRTTFNAFYTSPVVVAAMFAALERLGVPKGAAVLEPGCGSGRFMGLAPAGMRFLGVELDGVSGRIARALHPGHDIRIENFRDTKLPEGSLDAVVGNPPFADVKFEYAKMRLSLHDYFFAKSLDALKPGGVLALVTTHYSLDKRNAEAREHLAARADFLGAVRLPSDAFKQEGTSVVTDIVFLRRRPPEGPPDHADPAWLEVGTLEVEGAEVGVNRYFLNHPEMVLGDWSRKDRLYGGGDGYSVVANGDLGEQLRLAVERLPRFEPSIPAAKPRAATFTPPAPPTPTLDHIVEGSFFLGPDRSIRQSAGGRGVAVCYGGTTLRADGTLVGRRLAALIELRDHARNVLKSQNEGRPEPERDEARRQLNRAYDRFAAAYGPINKTTFGETAGGVSVRRMPNLAKFREDPDAMLVMSLEHYDEASGTASPAAIMQKDVVGKRPPVTAVRSAEEGLLVSLDHKGKVDLAYIVELYGVAQERAVEELGDLIYRDPATLGWETADAYLSGEVRTKLARAELAGPEYARNVASLRAVQPEDVLPGDIDANLGAPWIPESDLEAFAAHLFGVEPKCVRVGHLVKDAVWSVDYDYQVERTVAATADFGTARANGTLLLELALNLKTPLVQDTVQTPDGEARVVNQEETLAAREKQKRIKERFRSWTFADPERTERLVRIYNDTYNNLRPRLFDGSHLDFPGMNRTITLDRHQEDAVWRGMSGGNTLLAHAVGAGKTYTMAATGMKMRAAGLLKKPMYVVPNHMLEQFAREFMQLYPNARLLIAAKDDLARERRKVLTAKMASGEWDGVIVTHSSFERIGMSRGFQARFLREQIAEYDQLLRDSARGDASRVHRNLTKAIEKQKARREARLKELLAEEKKDDGLVFDELGVDHLFVDEAHYFKNLETPTKMERVAGIQTGGSERAFDLFMKGRYLHENHPGHGLVFATGTPISNTMVEMYTMQRFLDPEGLSRRGIEHFDAWAATFGEVVDVMEISPDGASLRPRSRFARFINLPELQQMFRAFSDVQTAEMLDLPRPRLAGGKAEIVACPMSDEQRGVQQHLVARYERIRSQKVDPREDNALAITTDGRKLALEARLIASRAQDFPASKVNAAVANIESIWRATAHNRGTQLVFCDMGVHPTPWGYSAYGDLVAKLAACGVPRDQMAAVGDADTDAKTQVLFEKVRNGSVRVLIGSTQKMGTGTNVQRRLVALHHLDAPWKPAEVEQREGRILRQGNLNEEVQIFRYVTEGSFDAYMWQALETKARFIAQVVTGESGSRRAEDVGGQELSYAEVKAIASGNPAVLTLAEADAELQRLSTLRKHHADEQFLARRNLRDLPETVARHAKRLADLTADLATLARHADDPVTVDGRQCRRDEVQAVLGRRLDSTPELVPRTRRFPLGVYRGLRFGMVVHPESGPEVYLEGAAVRHASLSRDSHGPRAVMNAVERLAAGTEGQRASAQSELALAEGQRRDYQDRLGRPFRHDAYFAELAGLRDLLKVALAGTPPDPDAAPLPTAGELAERVQVLKESQSLDATPPPSRGARTSTGERPVTARIRGRRGVVVPGGTEDEAEARVEPVASGGTTEPSPVAAVLAGTAASSPLPARAPAMLEVRDRGRLKQKRLF from the coding sequence ATGCTCGCGTTCTTCGACGCCGTCGCACCGCCGCGGCCCGCACTCCCGCCCGAGGAAATCGCCCCCTCGAACCTGGGCGACCTCGTCCCGCCCCCGCGACCGAAGCCGGTCGACGCGGGGGACGAGGCCGCGGACCATGAGCCGGGCCCACCCCCCGCCCGCCCCGCGGGCGGGGAGAAGGCCAAGGCCCTCGACGTCCTCGAGGCCGTCCGCACGCTCGGGCGAATCGAGCGGGAGCGGAGGCTCCCCGACCAGGTCGAACGCCGGACGCTCGCCCGTTTCGGCGGCTTCGGCCCCGTCGCCCTCTCCCTCTTCCCGGACCCGGTCACCGGTTCCTACAAGTCGCCCGCGTGGGAGGCACTCGGGGAGGAGCTCGTCTCCCTCCTGACCGCCGAGCAGTACGAGAGTGCCAAGCGGACCACGTTCAACGCCTTCTACACGTCCCCCGTCGTCGTCGCCGCGATGTTCGCCGCCCTCGAACGACTCGGCGTCCCCAAGGGGGCCGCCGTCCTGGAGCCGGGGTGCGGCTCGGGCCGCTTCATGGGCCTCGCACCCGCCGGGATGCGGTTCCTCGGCGTCGAGCTCGACGGCGTCTCGGGACGCATCGCCAGGGCCCTCCATCCGGGCCATGACATCCGCATCGAGAATTTCCGCGACACGAAGCTCCCCGAGGGGAGCCTCGACGCCGTCGTCGGCAATCCGCCGTTCGCCGACGTGAAGTTCGAGTACGCCAAGATGCGGCTCTCGCTCCACGATTACTTCTTCGCGAAGTCGCTCGACGCCCTGAAGCCCGGCGGCGTCCTCGCCCTCGTCACGACCCACTACTCGCTCGACAAGCGGAACGCCGAGGCCCGCGAGCACCTCGCCGCCAGGGCCGATTTCCTCGGGGCCGTCCGCCTGCCATCGGACGCCTTCAAGCAGGAGGGCACGAGCGTCGTCACGGACATCGTCTTCCTTCGCCGCAGACCCCCTGAAGGGCCGCCCGACCATGCCGACCCGGCCTGGCTGGAAGTCGGGACGCTCGAAGTCGAAGGGGCCGAGGTCGGCGTCAACCGCTACTTCCTCAATCATCCCGAGATGGTGCTCGGCGACTGGTCCCGCAAGGATAGGCTCTACGGCGGCGGCGACGGCTACAGCGTCGTCGCGAACGGCGACCTGGGCGAGCAGCTCAGGCTCGCCGTCGAGCGACTGCCGAGGTTCGAGCCGTCGATTCCTGCGGCCAAGCCCAGGGCCGCGACGTTCACGCCCCCCGCCCCTCCGACGCCGACGCTCGACCACATCGTCGAGGGGAGCTTCTTCCTCGGCCCCGACCGTTCCATCCGCCAGTCGGCGGGCGGGCGAGGGGTCGCCGTCTGCTACGGCGGCACGACGCTCCGGGCCGACGGCACGCTCGTCGGCCGCAGGCTCGCCGCCCTCATCGAGCTTCGCGACCACGCCCGCAACGTCCTGAAATCGCAGAACGAGGGAAGGCCCGAGCCCGAGCGGGACGAGGCACGTCGCCAGCTCAACCGGGCCTACGACCGCTTCGCGGCCGCCTACGGCCCCATCAACAAGACCACGTTCGGCGAGACGGCGGGCGGCGTCAGCGTGCGACGTATGCCGAACCTCGCGAAGTTCCGGGAAGACCCGGACGCCATGCTCGTCATGTCGCTCGAGCACTACGACGAGGCCAGCGGCACGGCTTCGCCCGCCGCCATCATGCAGAAGGACGTCGTCGGGAAACGCCCGCCCGTCACCGCCGTGCGGAGTGCCGAGGAGGGGCTCCTCGTCTCCCTCGACCACAAGGGCAAGGTCGACCTCGCCTACATCGTCGAGCTCTACGGGGTCGCCCAGGAGCGGGCCGTCGAGGAGTTGGGCGACCTCATCTACAGGGACCCGGCGACGCTGGGCTGGGAGACCGCCGACGCCTACCTCTCGGGCGAGGTCCGCACCAAGCTCGCACGAGCGGAGCTTGCAGGCCCCGAGTATGCTCGGAATGTCGCGTCGTTGCGTGCGGTGCAGCCCGAGGACGTGCTTCCCGGCGACATCGACGCCAACCTCGGGGCCCCGTGGATTCCCGAGTCGGACCTCGAAGCCTTCGCCGCCCACCTTTTCGGCGTCGAGCCCAAATGCGTCCGCGTCGGCCACCTCGTGAAGGACGCCGTGTGGAGCGTCGACTACGACTATCAGGTCGAGCGGACGGTCGCCGCCACCGCCGACTTCGGCACCGCGAGGGCCAACGGGACGTTGCTGCTCGAACTCGCCCTCAACCTGAAGACCCCCCTCGTCCAGGACACCGTCCAGACCCCGGACGGCGAGGCCCGCGTGGTCAACCAGGAGGAGACGCTCGCGGCCCGCGAGAAGCAGAAGCGAATCAAGGAGCGGTTCCGCTCCTGGACGTTCGCCGACCCGGAGCGGACCGAGCGGCTCGTCCGCATCTACAACGACACCTACAACAACCTCCGTCCTCGCCTCTTCGACGGCTCGCACCTCGACTTCCCCGGCATGAATCGGACCATCACCCTGGACCGCCACCAGGAGGACGCCGTCTGGCGGGGGATGAGCGGCGGCAACACCCTGCTCGCCCACGCCGTCGGGGCCGGGAAGACCTACACGATGGCCGCGACCGGGATGAAGATGCGGGCCGCTGGCCTCTTGAAGAAGCCGATGTACGTCGTGCCGAACCACATGCTGGAGCAGTTCGCCCGCGAGTTCATGCAGCTCTATCCCAACGCACGGCTGCTCATCGCCGCGAAGGACGACCTCGCCCGCGAGCGGAGGAAGGTGCTCACCGCGAAGATGGCCAGCGGGGAGTGGGACGGCGTCATCGTCACCCACAGCTCATTCGAACGCATCGGAATGTCACGCGGCTTCCAGGCCCGGTTCCTCCGCGAGCAAATCGCCGAGTACGACCAGCTCCTCCGCGACTCGGCCCGCGGCGACGCCTCGCGAGTGCACAGGAATTTGACGAAGGCCATCGAAAAGCAGAAGGCCCGCCGCGAGGCCCGCCTCAAGGAACTCCTCGCCGAGGAGAAGAAGGACGACGGGCTCGTCTTCGACGAGCTCGGCGTCGACCACCTGTTCGTGGACGAGGCCCATTACTTCAAGAACCTCGAAACCCCCACCAAGATGGAGAGGGTCGCGGGCATCCAGACGGGGGGCAGCGAGCGGGCGTTCGACCTCTTCATGAAGGGCCGATACCTCCACGAGAATCATCCCGGGCACGGGCTCGTCTTCGCCACCGGCACGCCCATCAGCAACACGATGGTCGAGATGTACACGATGCAGCGGTTCCTCGACCCCGAGGGGCTCTCACGCCGGGGCATCGAGCACTTCGACGCCTGGGCCGCGACGTTCGGCGAGGTCGTCGACGTGATGGAGATTTCCCCGGACGGGGCGAGCCTGAGGCCCCGCAGCCGGTTCGCCCGGTTCATCAACCTGCCGGAACTCCAGCAGATGTTCCGGGCGTTCTCGGACGTGCAGACGGCCGAGATGCTCGACCTCCCCCGCCCCCGGCTCGCGGGGGGCAAGGCCGAAATCGTCGCCTGCCCGATGTCCGACGAGCAGCGGGGCGTCCAGCAGCACCTCGTGGCCCGCTACGAGCGGATTCGCTCGCAGAAGGTCGACCCCCGCGAGGACAACGCCCTGGCCATCACGACCGACGGCCGGAAGCTCGCCTTGGAGGCCCGCCTCATCGCGAGTCGGGCCCAGGATTTCCCGGCCTCGAAGGTGAACGCGGCGGTCGCCAACATCGAGTCGATTTGGCGGGCCACCGCACACAATCGCGGGACGCAGCTCGTCTTCTGCGACATGGGCGTCCACCCGACGCCGTGGGGATATTCCGCCTACGGCGACCTCGTCGCCAAGCTCGCCGCCTGCGGCGTCCCGCGGGACCAGATGGCCGCCGTCGGCGACGCGGACACCGACGCCAAGACCCAGGTCCTCTTCGAGAAGGTCAGGAACGGCTCGGTGCGGGTCCTGATAGGCAGCACGCAGAAGATGGGGACCGGCACCAACGTCCAGCGGAGGCTCGTCGCGTTGCACCACCTGGACGCCCCGTGGAAGCCCGCCGAGGTCGAGCAGCGGGAGGGCCGGATTCTGCGGCAGGGCAACCTGAACGAGGAGGTGCAAATCTTCCGGTACGTGACCGAGGGCTCGTTCGACGCCTATATGTGGCAGGCCCTGGAGACCAAGGCCCGGTTCATCGCCCAGGTCGTCACGGGCGAGTCGGGCAGCCGCCGGGCCGAGGACGTCGGCGGGCAGGAGTTGTCGTACGCCGAGGTGAAGGCCATCGCCTCGGGGAACCCCGCCGTCTTGACGCTCGCCGAGGCGGACGCGGAATTGCAGCGGCTCTCGACCTTGCGGAAGCACCACGCCGACGAGCAGTTTTTGGCCCGCCGCAATCTCCGCGACCTGCCCGAGACCGTCGCCCGGCATGCGAAGCGGCTGGCCGACCTCACGGCCGACCTCGCCACGCTGGCGAGGCACGCGGACGACCCCGTGACCGTCGACGGCCGCCAGTGCCGCCGCGACGAAGTCCAGGCCGTGCTCGGCCGTCGCCTCGACTCGACGCCCGAGCTCGTCCCCCGGACCCGCCGCTTCCCGCTCGGCGTCTACCGCGGCTTGCGGTTCGGGATGGTGGTCCACCCGGAGTCCGGCCCCGAGGTCTACCTCGAAGGGGCCGCCGTGCGGCATGCTTCCCTCTCCCGCGACTCCCACGGGCCGCGGGCCGTGATGAACGCCGTGGAACGCCTCGCGGCCGGCACCGAGG